The Butyrivibrio sp. AE3004 genome contains a region encoding:
- a CDS encoding glycoside hydrolase family 32 protein, with product MSDKLNKAREYEVKKEAKIPEEQRPLFHLTPRCGWMNDPNGFSIYKGKYHMFYQYYPYETVWGPMHWGHAESTDLISWKYLPCAMAPDEKYDGFGCFSGSAIEMEDGKQLLVYTGVRKEEDENGEIREYQTQCIAIGDGVDYEKYENNPVINADSLPEGAGKFDFRDPKVWKENGKYYMVVGNKTIDKDGQILQYVSDDGINWSYDKTVIKNNHRFGVMWECPDYFNHDGKQVLLTSPQDMLPEELEFHNGNGTLCVIGSIDENGEFCEENCQAVDYGIDFYAPQTIKTPDGRRVMIGWMQNWDTCGIRRDDFPWFGQMSIPREITIKDNRLIQWPAREIENYYGKRISRQNVLISDSASLSSIEGRCVDMTVRVRSTQAELSYKKFEIRFADNGKAYSAIEYDPVDNIVKIDRKHSGSRRAIVHQRRCKVAGNKGEISFRLVLDRYSMELFINNGQQVMSMVILTDVRAEGISFKAVGELLMDVTMYELERK from the coding sequence ATGAGTGATAAGTTAAATAAAGCAAGAGAATATGAAGTAAAAAAGGAAGCCAAGATACCTGAGGAGCAGCGCCCCCTCTTTCATTTAACACCCAGATGCGGCTGGATGAACGATCCTAACGGCTTTAGCATCTATAAGGGAAAATATCATATGTTTTACCAGTATTATCCCTATGAGACAGTATGGGGACCTATGCACTGGGGACATGCAGAAAGTACTGACCTTATCAGCTGGAAGTATCTTCCCTGCGCAATGGCGCCCGATGAAAAATATGACGGGTTTGGATGCTTTTCAGGAAGTGCCATTGAGATGGAAGACGGCAAGCAACTTCTCGTATATACAGGCGTTAGAAAAGAAGAGGATGAAAACGGCGAAATCCGCGAGTATCAGACACAATGTATCGCTATAGGTGATGGTGTTGATTATGAGAAATACGAGAATAACCCTGTAATTAATGCAGACAGCCTTCCTGAAGGAGCCGGAAAATTCGACTTCAGAGATCCCAAGGTGTGGAAGGAAAACGGCAAGTATTACATGGTTGTTGGCAACAAGACCATTGATAAGGACGGACAGATACTTCAGTATGTAAGTGATGACGGTATTAACTGGTCCTATGATAAGACTGTTATCAAGAACAACCACAGATTCGGTGTAATGTGGGAGTGCCCTGATTACTTTAATCACGATGGTAAACAGGTCCTTCTCACAAGCCCGCAGGATATGCTCCCTGAAGAGCTTGAGTTCCACAACGGAAACGGAACCTTGTGTGTGATAGGAAGTATCGATGAAAATGGAGAATTCTGCGAAGAAAACTGTCAGGCTGTTGACTATGGTATTGATTTTTATGCGCCACAGACAATCAAGACTCCTGATGGACGAAGAGTCATGATCGGCTGGATGCAGAACTGGGATACATGCGGAATCAGGCGCGATGACTTCCCATGGTTTGGCCAGATGAGTATTCCAAGGGAAATAACTATTAAGGATAACAGACTTATTCAGTGGCCTGCCAGAGAGATAGAGAATTATTACGGCAAAAGAATCAGCAGACAGAATGTACTTATTTCTGATAGTGCTTCACTTTCAAGTATTGAGGGCAGGTGCGTAGATATGACAGTAAGAGTCAGATCTACACAGGCAGAACTTTCATATAAAAAATTTGAAATTCGTTTTGCTGATAATGGCAAGGCTTATTCAGCGATTGAATATGATCCTGTTGACAATATTGTTAAGATAGACAGAAAGCATTCAGGAAGCAGAAGAGCCATTGTTCATCAGAGAAGATGTAAGGTTGCAGGAAATAAGGGTGAGATTTCATTTAGACTTGTTCTTGACAGATACAGCATGGAGCTCTTCATCAATAATGGACAGCAGGTAATGTCTATGGTAATCCTTACAGATGTCAGAGCTGAAGGTATCAGTTTTAAGGCAGTTGGAGAACTTCTTATGGATGTTACTATGTATGAGCTTGAGAGGAAATAA
- a CDS encoding family 43 glycosylhydrolase, translating to MKKRTIALFGIMLCLLTGCADKKGEQCLFPRAEDSYVGDVMALSTDKGVYLNYLYETDHNGVGYHPLHQFFTKDFTTYEDKGEVLKFAEDSEVQDLAIGTGSFIRDDSGKYHCFYTGHNDYYDTYGLDKECLMHATSKDNKKYEKNYDEIIHAPNGYSTNDFRDPQVIKMDDGYIMLVGARKEAEDESAIVYYESQDLENWTFKGDFYTSKELYFMECPDVFKLGDKYYLVFSWNNVVYYRTASDFFGPWEKPEIDTFDGNGFYAAKTCEYEGKRYLIGFLDRKKRESDGLMYTWAGSVLVYELRQLQDGTLGVCMPEKYNEYFNKEILSEAAADSSLDLGDVPDTCHLSYKLTMQADGICDLVFSNNEKGEEYKISVNNKEDNISYNAFPNYQAMKLEEGRQYQVDVVVEKDIVVIYVDGQKALSNRIYSAVGATWKLNMENADASDIKIYGK from the coding sequence ATGAAAAAAAGAACAATAGCTTTATTTGGTATTATGTTATGTTTATTAACCGGATGCGCTGATAAAAAGGGCGAGCAATGCCTTTTCCCAAGAGCAGAGGACAGCTACGTTGGGGATGTAATGGCTCTTTCAACTGATAAAGGCGTATATCTGAATTATTTATATGAAACTGATCACAATGGCGTAGGTTATCACCCGCTTCATCAGTTTTTTACCAAGGATTTTACTACATATGAAGATAAGGGAGAGGTTCTGAAATTCGCAGAGGATTCTGAAGTTCAGGATCTTGCTATAGGAACGGGTTCCTTTATCAGGGATGACAGTGGGAAATATCACTGTTTTTACACAGGTCATAATGACTATTATGACACCTACGGACTTGATAAAGAGTGCTTAATGCACGCAACAAGTAAAGATAACAAAAAATATGAGAAGAATTATGATGAAATAATTCATGCTCCTAATGGCTACAGTACCAATGATTTCCGTGATCCTCAGGTTATTAAGATGGATGATGGCTATATCATGCTGGTTGGCGCCAGAAAAGAAGCAGAAGATGAAAGTGCGATCGTTTATTATGAATCGCAGGATTTAGAGAACTGGACTTTTAAGGGTGATTTTTATACAAGCAAAGAACTTTATTTTATGGAATGTCCGGATGTGTTCAAGCTTGGAGATAAATACTATCTCGTCTTTAGCTGGAACAATGTAGTTTACTACAGAACAGCGTCTGATTTTTTCGGACCCTGGGAGAAACCGGAGATTGACACATTTGACGGCAATGGCTTCTATGCAGCAAAAACATGTGAGTACGAAGGCAAAAGATATCTGATCGGCTTTCTGGATCGCAAAAAGAGAGAAAGCGATGGCCTCATGTATACATGGGCAGGAAGCGTACTGGTATATGAGCTTAGACAATTGCAGGATGGCACACTGGGGGTGTGCATGCCTGAGAAATATAATGAGTATTTTAATAAGGAGATACTATCTGAGGCAGCTGCAGATAGTTCACTTGATTTGGGAGATGTACCCGATACCTGTCATTTAAGCTATAAACTTACGATGCAGGCAGATGGAATATGCGATCTCGTATTTTCCAATAATGAAAAGGGAGAAGAGTACAAGATCTCTGTAAATAATAAAGAGGACAACATTTCATACAATGCTTTTCCCAACTATCAGGCTATGAAGCTGGAGGAAGGCAGACAATATCAGGTTGATGTTGTAGTTGAAAAAGACATAGTGGTTATCTATGTAGACGGGCAAAAGGCACTGTCAAACCGCATTTATTCAGCAGTTGGAGCTACCTGGAAGCTGAATATGGAAAATGCAGACGCAAGTGATATAAAGATTTATGGTAAATGA
- a CDS encoding carbohydrate kinase family protein — protein MKKDVVALGELLIDFTGSGDSNQGNPLFEANPGGAPCNVLSMLQNLGNSTAFIGKVGNDFFGRMLKERIEKQGIDSTGLVFDEEVNTTLAFVNKLPNGDRDFSFYRKPGADMMLTAEDVEKNADLIRNADVFHLGTLSMTDEPAKEATVRAVTIAKESGAVISFDPNYREPLWKNVDDAIDAMKYGFENCDILKISDNEIELFTGLKDIEAGARKIKRDFGIPIVFATLGPEGSIALYKDMVIKKDGYRNPATIETTGAGDTFCACAIDYIHRNGLDNLTKDGLFECLSFANAAASIITTRKGALSVMPTQEEITAFLTNK, from the coding sequence ATGAAAAAAGATGTAGTTGCGCTGGGGGAGTTGCTTATTGATTTTACAGGAAGCGGAGACAGCAACCAGGGAAATCCTTTATTTGAGGCTAATCCAGGCGGAGCACCCTGTAATGTGCTGTCAATGCTTCAGAATTTAGGCAACAGCACAGCTTTTATCGGCAAGGTTGGAAACGACTTTTTTGGGAGAATGTTAAAAGAGAGAATTGAAAAGCAGGGTATAGACTCTACCGGACTTGTCTTTGACGAGGAGGTAAATACTACCCTTGCATTTGTAAACAAGCTTCCAAATGGAGACAGAGATTTTTCTTTTTACAGAAAGCCCGGAGCAGACATGATGCTGACAGCAGAGGATGTTGAGAAGAATGCTGATCTTATCAGGAATGCAGATGTATTTCATCTTGGAACACTGTCAATGACAGACGAACCTGCAAAAGAGGCAACTGTCAGAGCTGTTACAATAGCTAAAGAGAGCGGAGCAGTCATATCTTTTGATCCAAATTACAGAGAACCTTTATGGAAGAACGTAGACGATGCAATAGATGCTATGAAATATGGCTTTGAAAACTGTGATATCCTGAAAATTTCAGATAATGAGATTGAGCTTTTTACAGGCCTTAAGGATATAGAGGCAGGAGCAAGGAAAATAAAGAGAGACTTTGGTATTCCAATCGTGTTTGCCACACTTGGACCTGAAGGAAGTATAGCTCTTTACAAAGATATGGTGATCAAAAAAGACGGGTACAGAAATCCTGCTACTATAGAGACTACAGGAGCAGGCGATACCTTCTGTGCCTGTGCCATAGATTACATCCACAGAAACGGACTTGATAATCTGACAAAAGACGGATTATTTGAATGCCTGTCGTTTGCAAACGCTGCGGCATCTATTATAACCACCAGAAAAGGTGCACTTTCTGTAATGCCAACCCAAGAAGAAATAACAGCTTTTCTAACAAACAAGTAA